A single region of the Triticum dicoccoides isolate Atlit2015 ecotype Zavitan chromosome 2B, WEW_v2.0, whole genome shotgun sequence genome encodes:
- the LOC119367760 gene encoding NADH dehydrogenase [ubiquinone] iron-sulfur protein 3-like encodes MLCIILFPERWFSGFGIVTKHPGFYTRFNTRACSRSWIHNSKKCVCSFGSLLVASLSLLPLHSHAFLGRTNPTGDFQQVFLLRARSGTKIKLSLFSFMDNQSIFQYSWEILPKKWVHKMKRSEHGNRSYTNTDYPFPLLCFLKWHTYTRVQVSIDICGVDHPSQKRRFEVVHNLLSTRYNSRIRVQTSADEVTRISPVVSLFPSAGRWEREVWDMSGVSSINHPDLRRISTDYGFEGHPLRKDFPLSGYVEVRYDDPEKCVVSEPIEMTQEFRYFDFASPWEQHSDG; translated from the coding sequence ATGCTCTGTATAATACTTTTCCCCGAGCGATGGTTTAGCGGATTCGGAATTGTAACCAAGCATCCTGGGTTCTATACCCGATTCAACACTAGAGCATGCAGCCGATCCTGGATACATAACTCTAAAAAGTGTGTGTGCAGTTTTGGATCTTTATTGGTAGCCAGTCTTTCACTTCTGCCTCTCCACTCCCATGCCTTTCTTGGTCGGACCAACCCAACCGGCGATTTCCAACAAGTCTTTCTGCTTAGAGCAAGAAGCGGAACCAAAATAAAGCTTTCTTTATTTTCATTTATGGATAACCAATCCATTTTCCAATATAGTTGGGAGATTTTACCCAAGAAATGGGTACATAAAATGAAAAGATCGGAACATGGGAATAGATCTTATACCAATACTGACTACCCATTTCCATTGTTGTGCTTTCTAAAATGGCATACCTATACAAGGGTTCAAGTTTCGATCGATATTTGCGGAGTGGATCATCCCTCTCAAAAACGAAGATTTGAAGTTGTCCATAATTTACTGAGTACTCGGTATAACTCACGCATTCGTGTACAAACAAGTGCAGACGAAGTAACACGAATATCTCCGGTAGTCAGTCTATTTCCATCAGCCGGCCGGTGGGAGCGAGAAGTATGGGATATGTCTGGTGTTTCTTCCATCAATCATCCGGATTTACGCCGTATATCAACAGATTATGGTTTCGAGGGTCATCCATTACGAAAAGACTTTCCTTTGAGTGGATATGTGGAAGTACGCTATGATGATCCAGAGAAATGtgtggtttctgaacccattgagaTGACCCAAGAATTTCGCTATTTCGATTTTGCTAGTCCTTGGGAACAGCATAGCGACGGATAA